In the genome of Oncorhynchus nerka isolate Pitt River unplaced genomic scaffold, Oner_Uvic_2.0 unplaced_scaffold_9384, whole genome shotgun sequence, the window CGAGGAAGACAGGGCTACACTGTTTCCTTATTAAACACAGGAACCATGAAAAATAGACTCATTGTCGTTATGAATCATGATGGAAAGCCATACACAATGTTACTGCTCGCTGTACTATATTGTTTTCcacaaaaggtctgaatactaaaCCCATGTTGGTCACATTTCTTTATTAAAAGCAATAAGATGCCATATTGTCAGCAGCAGGTAGATGTACAGTAGTAATTAGAAAGAGATGATTATAcacagagggagatagagaaaacaaaatacaaagaacatggTGTGAGAGACAGCAGGATTGTTCCTTTCAGGCAGCTTCCTGCTCTAGTCCATTCACtctaccagagccctatgccggtagagaccagagcccctatgccggtagagaccagagcccctatgccggtagagaccagagcccctatgccggtagagaccagagcccctatgccggtagagaccagagcccctatgccggtagagaccagagcccctatgccggtagagaccagagccctatgccggtagagaccagagcccctatgccggtagagaccagagcccctatgccggtagagaccagagccctatgccggtagagaccagagccctatgccggtagagaccagagcccctatgccggtagagaccagagccctatgccggtagagaccagagcccctatgccggtagagaccagagcccctatgccggtagagaccagagccctatgccggTAGAGACCAGAGCCCCTATGCCGGTAGAGACCAGAGCCCTCTGATAAACAGGGCCCCAGGTTGTCATCCTGATTGATGTGATCATCAACCAATGTCACTCCCTgccatcatcataatcatcatcaaATCCACAGGATTCTATAGCAGACAGCTGCTAACAGTGACATGTCATACTCACGTCATCATCAATAAATAAAGAGATtgatacagagacagacatactTTTTGATGACATGGTATTCCCAGTTTGAGTAATCAGTTATTCTGTACATAATTGAAAATCATATtatggagaagaagaagaatgggCACACAGGGGTCCGTGAAGACCAGGTTTAAGACTGACTGGCCTCAACCAGGTTCACTCAGTCCAAACTAAAGCATTGTTCTATTTAGGTCCCTAGACCTCATCCCAACTCCAGGGCTCCCCAACTCGGTTCCTGGAGAGCTTCCCTCCTGTAGGTTTCCACTCTTATTacaatcaggtgtgttagattaggtttggagcgaaaacctacaggatggtagctctccaggaccagggttggagagccctgccctAGCCCTTAACCCCATGGTGTTCACTGAAGGGGTAGGGGCAAGGGACCGAAATGGAAGCAGCCACACCAACTAGCCCTCCTCAGTCCAGCTACAGTGCAACACACACTAAATAAAAACAGTCTTCTCATCATAGTCTTCACTTGTTTCTCTTGTAGATTTTCTTGGCGAAGTTGAGGAAAACTGCGTGTGGAAGGTTTTGGGCGTGACGCGCGATGAGTTTCTGTAAGCGCTGATAGCTGTCGTCTTCGTATTGGTGGTACAGGGTGGGCATCTGTAGGGTGTTGTACAGTGCTTTCACCTTCTCCACACTGTCATGCCGACCATAACATGACTGGAAGAGGACAATAAAAGTGAATTATTTCTCAGAGATATTCTAGTCAGAGCAGTTTACTGTATTGAGCTATGTAGAGAAGTGAATAAATGCATTCATTCCCtcaatcatccatccatcatggcTTAGGTGTGTTTACAGTTCAATGGTCAACTGTGACTGTTCATGGTTGACCTCTCACCTCCAGCTCTGCCCTTTGTACTGGGGTCATGACCCCTAGAGCAGTCACTACCAGCCAGCCGCATTTGTTGTCCTGGATGTCTGTTCCAATCTTCCCTGTCACCGCCGGGTCGCCATAGCAATCCAGGTAGTCATCCTGGCAACAGAGAAACATTGTAAAGCAATGCtggtatgacacacacacacacacacacacacacacacacacacacacacacacacacacacacgtctcaccTGTAAAACAATGCTGTTATGAcattgtccgtgtgtgtgtgtgtgagagagagtcagtCTTATAGAATGACTGTGGTCTCACCTGTATCTGGAAGAAC includes:
- the LOC135565954 gene encoding farnesyl pyrophosphate synthase-like, whose translation is MYMAGIDSEEEHNHAKHILLEMGEFFQIQDDYLDCYGDPAVTGKIGTDIQDNKCGWLVVTALGVMTPVQRAELESCYGRHDSVEKVKALYNTLQMPTLYHQYEDDSYQRLQKLIARHAQNLPHAVFLNFAKKIYKRNK